A part of Melittangium boletus DSM 14713 genomic DNA contains:
- a CDS encoding aminotransferase class I/II-fold pyridoxal phosphate-dependent enzyme, which translates to MRPLVPAHIETLKPYVPGKPIEETEREYGLTGVIKLASNENPLGPSPKAIEAMRAAAQKLHLYPDASSYALVRRLATHLGVRPEEVLLGCGSNELIEVLIRTFTTPEDEVLLCQGSFPAYRISVQAHGRPFAEVPMREGRRVRPMAGNGYPTSLRISVGTREENARCVTALREVLAS; encoded by the coding sequence ATGAGACCGCTCGTTCCCGCGCACATCGAGACGCTCAAGCCCTACGTCCCCGGCAAGCCCATCGAGGAGACGGAGCGGGAATACGGCCTCACGGGTGTCATCAAGCTCGCCTCCAACGAGAATCCGCTCGGGCCCTCGCCCAAGGCCATCGAGGCCATGCGCGCCGCCGCCCAGAAGCTGCACCTGTATCCGGACGCGAGCAGCTACGCCCTCGTGCGCCGGCTCGCCACGCACCTGGGGGTGAGGCCCGAGGAGGTGCTCCTGGGCTGCGGCTCCAACGAGCTCATCGAGGTGCTCATCCGCACCTTCACCACGCCCGAGGACGAGGTGCTGCTGTGCCAGGGCTCGTTCCCGGCCTACCGCATCTCCGTGCAGGCGCATGGCCGTCCGTTCGCCGAAGTGCCCATGCGCGAGGGGCGCCGCGTGAGGCCCATGGCGGGCAACGGTTATCCCACGTCATTGCGCATCTCCGTGGGCACGCGCGAGGAGAACGCGCGCTGTGTGACGGCCCTGCGCGAGGTACTCGCTTCATGA
- a CDS encoding acetyl-CoA carboxylase carboxyltransferase subunit alpha translates to MATGINYPLDFERPLIELEKKIDELKALSTSGSVDFTSEISKLEKKAKKLQTEIFSDLTRWQVVQLSRHSSRPYFLDYVQHLFTDFLELAGDRHFGEDPSIVGGFARFEGQVVMIMGHQKGRNTKENMARNFGMPRPEGYRKARRLMELAERFDKPILTFVDTPGAYPGIGAEERGQAEAIAVNLEVMSRLKVPIVSTVVGEGGSGGALAIGVGNRVLMLENSIYSVISPEACSSILYRDSSKAEKAADALKLTARDLKSMNVIDEIIAEPPGGAHRDHAKAAENVRKALRKHLDELSGLSPDKLVTDRYDRFRKLGVFSGR, encoded by the coding sequence ATGGCGACCGGCATCAATTATCCCCTCGATTTCGAGCGCCCGCTCATCGAGTTGGAAAAGAAGATCGACGAACTCAAGGCCCTCTCGACGAGCGGCTCGGTGGATTTCACCTCGGAAATCTCCAAGCTGGAGAAGAAGGCCAAGAAGCTCCAGACGGAGATCTTCAGCGACCTGACGCGCTGGCAGGTGGTGCAGTTGTCGCGGCACAGCTCGCGGCCGTACTTCCTGGACTACGTGCAGCACCTCTTCACGGACTTCCTGGAGCTCGCCGGGGACAGGCACTTCGGTGAGGACCCGTCCATCGTGGGCGGCTTCGCGCGCTTCGAGGGGCAGGTGGTGATGATCATGGGCCACCAGAAGGGGCGCAACACCAAGGAGAACATGGCGCGCAACTTCGGCATGCCGCGCCCCGAGGGCTACCGCAAGGCCCGCCGGCTGATGGAGCTGGCCGAGCGCTTCGACAAGCCCATCCTCACCTTCGTGGACACGCCGGGCGCCTACCCGGGCATCGGCGCCGAGGAGCGCGGCCAGGCCGAGGCGATCGCCGTGAACCTGGAGGTCATGAGCCGGCTCAAGGTGCCCATCGTCTCCACCGTGGTGGGCGAGGGCGGCTCGGGTGGGGCGCTCGCCATCGGCGTGGGCAACCGCGTGCTGATGCTGGAGAACAGCATCTACTCGGTCATCTCCCCCGAGGCGTGCTCGTCCATCCTCTACCGGGACTCCAGCAAGGCGGAGAAGGCGGCGGACGCGCTCAAGCTCACGGCCCGGGATCTCAAGAGCATGAACGTCATCGACGAGATCATCGCCGAGCCTCCGGGTGGCGCGCACCGCGACCACGCGAAGGCCGCGGAGAACGTGCGCAAGGCGCTGCGCAAGCACCTGGATGAGCTGTCCGGCCTCTCTCCGGACAAGCTCGTGACGGATCGCTACGACAGATTCCGCAAGCTCGGCGTGTTCTCCGGACGTTGA
- a CDS encoding ArsA family ATPase: MSDARVLHFFGGKGGVGKTTLAAAYALRLVDEAPKERVLIVSLDPVRSLSDLLRKPLTAKPSKIEAEEGAAEPKAEPKVEPKGKGKGAKSTKAEGGLWAMEMEPAALTKPFLQKYLPALQKAAVKGTHLSEEELGKLYSQATPGLEELLGLLHVAALAESGEFDRIVVDTAPTSHTLRLFDMPVGLRKFLGLVKAGGDRAASGKGKKAAAAVSEEQGFLEELLSRAEKLLALLKDPARSAFHLVTLAEPVPEAQTRMYFTQLRERGIPVVEVVVNQVEDKEGCPTCQGRRGLQAPHVRKYQALDKNVPVHLVCKREVAPRGLELLKPFAQEWASGKETKTLEFAAAEGPPALVRAPSMPPIAAPPLPPTRLIFFVGQGGVGKSSCAAAAAVTLTEKEGPVLLISTDTAHSLSDVLQSRLTDVETQVKGTKGLYARELDVPGWFTALRKRWKEKAEKAFEGAPKTGNDVPVDLLLFRNLLDAAPPGIDELAALSCLTDALVQERFKRIVVDGAPMVSSLRVVELASIAKGWFSALHGVLSKHKAKGLGELSDDMAGFIKHIKRFEDALASPTESRFVVVTRGEELATERTARLVEYLKERKLQVERVLVNRVGPKADCPKCENRRKNELNAAKVIEKQIGLPVTVAPALGRHPAGLRELKAFRTAWYALSATAKTKAA; the protein is encoded by the coding sequence ATGAGCGACGCGCGAGTTCTTCACTTCTTCGGCGGCAAGGGCGGGGTGGGCAAGACCACGCTCGCGGCGGCATACGCCCTGCGGCTGGTGGATGAAGCGCCCAAGGAGCGGGTTCTAATCGTCTCATTGGATCCGGTGCGGTCATTGTCTGACCTGTTGCGCAAGCCCCTGACGGCCAAACCCTCGAAGATCGAGGCCGAGGAGGGAGCGGCGGAACCCAAGGCGGAACCCAAGGTTGAGCCCAAGGGCAAGGGCAAGGGCGCCAAGAGCACCAAGGCGGAGGGCGGCTTGTGGGCCATGGAAATGGAGCCCGCGGCGCTCACCAAACCCTTCCTTCAGAAATATCTGCCCGCGTTGCAGAAGGCGGCGGTGAAGGGGACGCATCTGTCCGAGGAGGAGCTGGGTAAGTTGTACAGCCAGGCCACTCCGGGACTGGAGGAGTTGCTGGGCCTGCTGCACGTGGCGGCGCTGGCGGAGTCGGGCGAGTTCGACCGGATCGTCGTGGACACGGCGCCCACGAGCCACACGCTGCGCCTCTTCGACATGCCGGTGGGGCTGCGCAAGTTCCTGGGCCTCGTGAAGGCGGGCGGGGATCGGGCGGCGAGTGGCAAGGGCAAGAAGGCCGCCGCCGCCGTGTCCGAGGAGCAGGGCTTCCTCGAGGAGCTGCTCTCCCGGGCGGAGAAGCTGTTGGCCTTGCTGAAGGACCCCGCGCGTTCGGCCTTCCACCTGGTGACGCTGGCGGAGCCGGTGCCCGAGGCCCAGACGCGCATGTATTTCACCCAGCTGCGCGAGCGCGGAATTCCCGTGGTCGAGGTGGTGGTCAACCAGGTCGAGGACAAGGAAGGCTGTCCCACCTGTCAGGGCCGCCGCGGGCTCCAGGCGCCCCATGTCCGCAAGTACCAGGCGCTCGACAAGAACGTCCCGGTGCACCTGGTCTGCAAGCGCGAGGTGGCGCCGCGCGGCCTGGAGTTGCTCAAGCCCTTCGCTCAGGAGTGGGCGAGCGGCAAGGAAACCAAGACGCTGGAGTTCGCGGCCGCCGAGGGTCCGCCCGCGCTGGTGCGTGCCCCCTCCATGCCGCCCATCGCCGCGCCGCCGCTGCCTCCCACCCGGCTCATCTTCTTCGTGGGCCAGGGCGGCGTGGGCAAGAGTTCGTGCGCGGCCGCCGCGGCGGTGACGTTGACGGAGAAGGAGGGGCCGGTGCTCCTCATCTCCACGGACACGGCGCATTCGCTGTCGGACGTGCTCCAGAGCCGGCTCACGGACGTGGAGACGCAGGTCAAGGGCACCAAGGGCCTGTATGCCCGCGAGTTGGATGTGCCGGGCTGGTTCACCGCCCTGCGCAAGCGCTGGAAGGAGAAGGCGGAGAAGGCCTTCGAGGGCGCGCCCAAGACGGGCAATGACGTGCCGGTGGATCTGCTCCTCTTCCGCAACCTGCTGGACGCGGCGCCCCCGGGCATCGACGAGCTGGCGGCCCTGTCCTGCCTGACGGATGCCCTGGTGCAGGAGCGCTTCAAGCGCATCGTCGTGGACGGGGCGCCCATGGTGTCCAGCTTGCGTGTGGTGGAGCTGGCGAGCATCGCCAAGGGCTGGTTCAGCGCGCTGCACGGCGTTCTGTCCAAGCACAAGGCCAAGGGGCTCGGCGAGCTGTCGGACGACATGGCCGGGTTCATCAAGCACATCAAGCGTTTCGAGGACGCGCTGGCCTCGCCCACCGAGTCGCGCTTCGTCGTGGTGACGCGGGGCGAGGAGCTGGCCACGGAGCGCACGGCGCGGCTGGTGGAATACCTCAAGGAGCGCAAGCTCCAGGTGGAGCGCGTGCTGGTCAACCGCGTGGGGCCCAAGGCGGACTGCCCCAAGTGCGAGAACCGGCGCAAGAACGAGCTCAACGCGGCCAAGGTCATCGAGAAGCAGATCGGCCTGCCCGTCACCGTGGCGCCCGCTCTCGGCCGTCACCCGGCCGGGCTGCGCGAGCTCAAGGCCTTCCGCACCGCCTGGTACGCGCTGAGCGCCACCGCGAAGACGAAGGCGGCCTGA
- the abc-f gene encoding ribosomal protection-like ABC-F family protein, which yields MSLVIAQDISLSYGKKVLFDQESFSLGPKDRIGLVGANGTGKSTLMKILAGALQADAGTLIYRRKARVGYLPQELAGLPEGSVVDAVLSTVPGRDSLEARLRETEAALAAATQEEEQLELAQSLADLHTELDHFDEHYGRHHAERILKGLGFREADLLKPTSALSGGWRMRAALAGLLLQDPDLLLMDEPTNHLDVPTQAWFDGFLKRSNKAVVLISHDKDFLNRQVDRILSLEMEGLRSYVGNYDTYKRQRAEETEQLKAQAERVEARKAELQGFIDRFGAKATKARQAQSRAKMLEKLEDVQVLEERATMRFRFPEVERSGRDVVTLEGIQKRYGEAVVYSGLEARVERGQRIAVVGANGAGKTTLLKIIAGELAPDGGTVKLGHNVVMGYYAQHHADKLNKHNTIIEEVRPLAADKPESFVRGVLGSFMFSGDDVDKPVGVLSGGERARVALAKLLLVPSNLLLMDEPTNHLDLDSTEMLIEALKGYGGTLVFVSHNRSFVNGLSTHIWDVVGGKVETHPGNLDDYLYHQEQRRLEAEAAGQGETSASKGSTAGLTEKDRKRLEAEARQRRSTVEAPLKKEIAKLEEAIAKLESAQKEREAQLADPVLYNDFAKAKPLMDAHREGKDELEQLYARWETVQEKLAEASASL from the coding sequence ATGAGCCTCGTCATTGCCCAGGACATCAGCCTCTCCTACGGGAAGAAGGTCCTCTTCGATCAGGAAAGCTTCTCCCTGGGTCCCAAGGACCGGATCGGTCTCGTCGGTGCCAACGGGACCGGCAAGAGCACGTTGATGAAGATCCTCGCGGGCGCCCTCCAGGCCGACGCGGGGACGCTCATCTACCGGCGCAAGGCGCGGGTCGGCTACCTGCCCCAGGAACTGGCGGGCCTGCCCGAGGGTTCCGTGGTGGACGCCGTCCTCAGCACCGTGCCCGGCCGGGACTCGCTGGAGGCCCGCCTGCGCGAGACGGAAGCCGCGCTCGCCGCGGCCACCCAGGAAGAGGAGCAGTTGGAGCTGGCCCAGTCGCTGGCGGACCTGCACACGGAGCTGGATCATTTCGACGAGCACTACGGCCGCCACCACGCCGAGCGCATCCTCAAGGGCCTGGGCTTCCGGGAAGCGGACCTGCTCAAGCCCACGAGCGCGCTGAGCGGCGGATGGCGGATGCGCGCGGCGCTCGCGGGCCTGCTGCTGCAGGATCCGGATCTGCTGCTGATGGACGAGCCCACGAACCACCTGGACGTCCCCACGCAAGCCTGGTTCGACGGCTTCCTCAAGCGCTCGAACAAGGCGGTGGTGCTCATCTCCCACGACAAGGACTTCCTCAACCGGCAGGTGGACCGCATCCTGTCGCTGGAGATGGAGGGACTGCGCTCGTACGTGGGCAACTACGACACGTACAAGCGCCAGCGCGCCGAGGAGACGGAGCAACTCAAGGCCCAGGCCGAGCGCGTCGAGGCGCGCAAGGCGGAGCTGCAGGGGTTCATCGACCGCTTCGGCGCCAAGGCCACCAAGGCGCGCCAGGCGCAGAGCCGCGCGAAGATGTTGGAGAAGCTGGAGGACGTGCAGGTGCTCGAGGAGCGGGCCACCATGCGCTTCCGCTTCCCCGAGGTGGAGCGCTCGGGCCGTGACGTGGTGACGCTCGAGGGCATCCAGAAGCGCTACGGCGAGGCGGTGGTGTACTCGGGCCTGGAGGCGCGGGTGGAGCGCGGCCAGCGCATCGCGGTGGTGGGCGCCAACGGCGCGGGCAAGACGACGCTCCTGAAGATCATCGCGGGCGAGCTCGCGCCGGACGGCGGCACGGTGAAGCTCGGGCACAACGTGGTGATGGGGTATTACGCGCAGCACCACGCGGACAAGCTGAACAAGCACAACACCATCATCGAGGAGGTGCGCCCGCTCGCGGCGGACAAGCCGGAGAGCTTCGTGCGCGGCGTGCTCGGCTCCTTCATGTTCTCGGGCGATGACGTGGACAAGCCCGTGGGCGTGCTCAGCGGTGGAGAGCGGGCGCGCGTGGCGCTGGCCAAGCTGCTCCTGGTCCCCTCCAACCTGTTGTTGATGGACGAGCCCACCAACCACCTGGATCTGGACTCGACGGAGATGCTCATCGAGGCCCTCAAGGGCTACGGGGGCACGCTGGTGTTCGTGTCCCACAACCGCAGCTTCGTCAACGGACTGTCCACGCACATCTGGGACGTGGTGGGCGGCAAGGTGGAGACGCACCCGGGCAACCTGGACGACTACCTCTACCACCAGGAGCAGCGGCGGCTGGAGGCCGAGGCGGCGGGGCAGGGGGAGACGTCGGCCTCGAAGGGCTCCACGGCGGGGCTCACGGAGAAGGACAGAAAGCGCCTGGAGGCCGAGGCCCGGCAGCGGCGCAGCACCGTGGAGGCTCCGCTCAAGAAGGAGATCGCGAAGTTGGAGGAGGCGATCGCGAAGCTGGAGTCCGCGCAGAAGGAGCGCGAGGCGCAGTTGGCGGACCCCGTGCTCTACAACGACTTCGCCAAGGCCAAGCCGTTGATGGACGCCCACCGCGAGGGCAAGGACGAGCTGGAGCAGCTCTACGCGCGGTGGGAGACGGTCCAGGAGAAGCTGGCCGAGGCCTCCGCCTCGCTCTGA
- a CDS encoding glycosyl hydrolase codes for MALIPPNPFRAGCSLLLLLCLTGVSAHAQAKSAKRGLGYGYHSAEDMRALSPGMSWWYNWSPTPEAGAASVASSVGVSFVPMVWGGTPNADQVAAAIPAGAQYLLGFNEPNFKSQANMTPSVAAARWPVLEEVARRKNLKLVAPAVNYCGDCVSEGGVTFTDPVVYLDAFFDACKTCKVDYIAVHWYACDLSALKWYVGLFKKYNKPIWLTEFACGDRPHDQITLDVQKKYMTEAVNYLENEPAVFRYAWFSGRNNEIPNINLLGNSGQLTELGRLYVSLPAGGGTSQPGKLTPVLAAASSSENGGTGPEKAIDGDLSTRWSSAFADPQYLLLDLGATKKITGVKLQWEAAYGKDYQLQVSNNGTTWTTVTSVVAGDGGVDEFTNLSATGRFLRIYGTKRSSGYGYSLFEVDVFGGTP; via the coding sequence ATGGCCTTGATCCCTCCCAATCCCTTTCGCGCCGGATGCTCCCTGCTGCTGTTGTTGTGTCTCACCGGTGTTTCCGCCCATGCCCAGGCGAAGAGCGCCAAGCGAGGCCTGGGTTATGGCTACCACTCCGCGGAGGACATGCGGGCGCTCTCGCCGGGCATGAGCTGGTGGTACAACTGGTCTCCCACGCCCGAGGCGGGCGCCGCGAGCGTGGCCTCGTCCGTGGGGGTGTCCTTCGTGCCCATGGTCTGGGGTGGTACGCCGAACGCGGATCAGGTGGCCGCCGCCATTCCCGCGGGGGCCCAGTACCTGCTGGGCTTCAACGAGCCCAACTTCAAGAGCCAGGCGAACATGACGCCCAGCGTGGCCGCGGCGCGCTGGCCCGTGCTGGAGGAAGTGGCCCGCCGCAAGAACCTCAAGCTGGTGGCCCCCGCGGTCAACTACTGCGGTGATTGTGTCTCGGAAGGGGGCGTCACCTTCACCGATCCCGTGGTGTACCTGGATGCGTTCTTCGACGCCTGCAAGACGTGCAAGGTGGATTACATCGCCGTGCACTGGTACGCGTGCGACCTGAGCGCGCTCAAGTGGTACGTGGGCCTGTTCAAGAAGTACAACAAGCCCATCTGGCTCACCGAGTTCGCCTGCGGGGACCGGCCGCACGATCAGATCACCCTGGACGTGCAGAAGAAGTACATGACGGAGGCGGTCAACTACCTGGAGAACGAGCCCGCCGTCTTCCGCTACGCCTGGTTCTCCGGACGCAACAACGAGATCCCCAACATCAACCTGCTGGGCAATTCCGGGCAATTGACGGAACTGGGGCGCCTGTACGTGAGCCTTCCCGCGGGGGGTGGTACCTCGCAGCCGGGCAAGCTGACGCCGGTGCTCGCCGCCGCTTCGTCCAGTGAGAATGGCGGCACGGGCCCGGAGAAGGCCATCGATGGCGACCTGAGCACCCGGTGGAGCAGTGCCTTCGCCGATCCGCAGTACCTGCTGCTGGACCTGGGTGCCACCAAGAAGATCACCGGCGTGAAGCTCCAGTGGGAGGCGGCGTACGGCAAGGACTACCAGCTCCAGGTGTCCAACAATGGCACCACCTGGACGACCGTCACCTCGGTGGTGGCGGGGGATGGTGGCGTGGATGAGTTCACGAACCTGTCCGCCACCGGCCGCTTCCTGCGCATCTACGGCACGAAGCGCTCCAGCGGGTATGGGTACTCGCTCTTCGAGGTGGATGTCTTCGGCGGCACGCCGTAG
- a CDS encoding serine/threonine protein kinase, producing MALIGQVLDGRYQIEDVLGQGGMGMVFRANQTSVHRPVAVKTLNPSLATAPQFFERFRREAEIASRLRHPNVITIYDFGRAQDGTCYYVMELLEGESLRELVKREGPMTLRRALDLIEQACRGLAHAHEQSAIHRDIKPHNIMVQQLDGRDFVKVLDFGLVKALEQEEEMQLTSTGQVLGTPQYMPPEQAGGDHVDHRSDLYSMAGVLYYCLTGSSPYGANTVRKALTAALTQNPPTVAAKRQGAPVPKALEEFFQKALAREKEDRFQSAQEFIDAMMDAVDDATPQELDAVPANSAPEAGGGSKPSQRSVSRSGRSSPSAARARAPARSGAPVPVSRSGGSQPSGVRPSSAAPRAAQGSGTSRPGSGGSASGARQKTPRPQAPAPQTPPPEAVEEARGSNSGKKLMLVAVPLLLFAVGGALVAMRPTPPENTAPSRVEMKTRPTPAPTPPQPAPVDTNILVHIRSTPAGAAVFIGDAQIGTTPTERRLHRDELVELTFRMASHQEHKRKLDFRGTLSSEQEVNVTLVPVVKPAPAPEPARPSRPAARPAKEKDDSITIFE from the coding sequence ATGGCGCTCATTGGTCAGGTGCTCGACGGCCGCTACCAGATCGAAGACGTGCTCGGCCAGGGAGGCATGGGAATGGTCTTCCGCGCCAACCAGACGTCCGTGCACCGGCCGGTGGCGGTGAAGACCCTCAACCCGTCGCTGGCAACCGCGCCCCAGTTCTTCGAGCGCTTCCGCCGCGAGGCGGAGATCGCCAGCCGACTGCGTCACCCGAACGTCATCACCATCTATGACTTCGGCCGCGCCCAGGATGGCACCTGCTACTACGTCATGGAGCTGCTGGAGGGCGAGAGCCTGCGCGAGCTCGTCAAGCGCGAGGGCCCCATGACGCTGCGCCGAGCGCTGGACCTCATCGAGCAGGCCTGCCGGGGCCTCGCCCACGCACACGAGCAGAGCGCCATCCACCGCGACATCAAGCCGCACAACATCATGGTGCAGCAGCTCGACGGACGGGACTTCGTCAAGGTGCTGGACTTCGGTCTGGTCAAGGCGCTCGAGCAGGAGGAGGAGATGCAGCTCACCTCCACGGGCCAGGTGCTCGGCACGCCGCAGTACATGCCGCCCGAGCAGGCGGGTGGCGATCACGTGGATCACCGCTCGGACCTCTATTCCATGGCCGGCGTGCTCTACTACTGCCTCACGGGTAGCTCGCCCTACGGGGCCAACACGGTGCGCAAGGCGCTCACCGCGGCCCTGACCCAGAATCCCCCCACGGTGGCCGCCAAGCGCCAGGGAGCGCCCGTCCCCAAGGCCCTGGAGGAGTTCTTCCAGAAGGCCCTCGCCCGGGAGAAGGAGGACCGCTTCCAGAGCGCCCAGGAATTCATCGACGCCATGATGGACGCGGTGGACGACGCGACCCCGCAGGAACTCGATGCCGTTCCGGCCAATTCAGCGCCCGAGGCGGGTGGAGGCAGCAAGCCGAGCCAGCGCAGCGTGTCGCGTTCGGGCCGCTCCTCGCCGAGCGCCGCACGCGCCCGCGCGCCCGCCCGCAGCGGAGCACCCGTCCCGGTCTCCCGGAGTGGGGGCTCCCAGCCCTCCGGTGTGCGGCCTTCTTCGGCGGCCCCCCGTGCGGCGCAAGGCTCGGGGACTTCGCGTCCCGGGAGCGGAGGCTCCGCCTCGGGTGCCCGGCAGAAGACGCCCCGCCCCCAGGCGCCGGCGCCCCAGACCCCGCCCCCGGAGGCAGTGGAGGAAGCGCGCGGAAGCAACTCGGGCAAGAAGCTCATGCTCGTGGCCGTACCGCTCCTGCTCTTCGCGGTGGGAGGCGCCCTCGTCGCGATGCGGCCCACGCCTCCCGAGAACACCGCTCCCTCCCGGGTGGAGATGAAGACCCGGCCCACCCCTGCCCCCACCCCCCCGCAACCCGCCCCGGTGGACACCAACATCCTGGTTCACATCCGCTCCACGCCCGCTGGCGCCGCCGTGTTCATCGGCGACGCGCAGATTGGCACCACGCCGACGGAGCGCCGGCTGCACCGGGATGAGTTGGTCGAGCTCACCTTCCGCATGGCCTCGCACCAGGAGCACAAGCGCAAGCTGGACTTCCGGGGCACCCTGTCGAGCGAGCAGGAGGTGAACGTGACGCTCGTTCCGGTGGTGAAGCCCGCCCCGGCTCCCGAGCCCGCCCGGCCGTCCCGCCCCGCGGCCCGTCCGGCCAAGGAGAAGGACGACTCCATCACCATCTTCGAGTAG
- a CDS encoding NAD-dependent deacylase: MDTLHLDDNTRLLVLTGAGVSAESGIRTFRGMGGLWENEPVEKVATPEGFDEDPARVWRFYSERRAAAASCEPNPGHRAIAEWERKLGDRFLLATQNIDGLHQQAGSERVVELHGSLFSTRCHHCARAPFEDRTVYPEGRVLQCRECQGLLRPNIVWFGEMLAEEDLTRVRDFMLRMDTRLVFLAVGTSGAVWPAAGFVDGAREVGGRTWLVNADPADNTRQFHHFVQGRSGEILPWLVTFGCGPGPTRRW; this comes from the coding sequence ATGGACACCTTGCACCTGGATGACAACACCCGGCTCCTCGTCCTGACCGGCGCGGGGGTGTCCGCCGAGAGTGGCATCCGGACCTTTCGGGGAATGGGGGGTCTCTGGGAGAACGAACCCGTCGAGAAGGTGGCCACGCCCGAGGGCTTCGATGAGGACCCCGCCCGGGTCTGGCGCTTCTACTCGGAGCGCCGGGCGGCGGCCGCCTCGTGCGAGCCCAACCCCGGCCATCGGGCGATCGCCGAGTGGGAGCGGAAGCTGGGAGACCGGTTCCTCCTGGCGACGCAGAACATCGATGGCCTGCATCAGCAGGCGGGCAGCGAGCGGGTGGTGGAGTTGCACGGCAGCCTGTTCAGCACACGCTGCCACCACTGCGCCCGGGCGCCCTTCGAGGATCGGACCGTCTATCCCGAGGGGCGGGTCCTCCAGTGCCGCGAGTGCCAGGGGTTGCTGCGCCCGAACATCGTGTGGTTCGGCGAGATGCTCGCGGAGGAGGATCTGACGCGGGTTCGGGACTTCATGCTGCGCATGGACACCCGGCTGGTGTTCCTGGCGGTGGGGACGTCGGGCGCGGTGTGGCCCGCGGCCGGCTTCGTGGATGGTGCCCGCGAGGTGGGTGGGCGGACGTGGCTCGTGAACGCGGATCCCGCGGACAACACGCGCCAGTTCCACCACTTCGTCCAGGGCCGCAGCGGGGAGATCCTTCCCTGGCTGGTGACCTTCGGCTGTGGGCCCGGGCCTACTCGAAGATGGTGA
- a CDS encoding GAF domain-containing protein, whose protein sequence is MAEVTLDLRGQPKAEAYAELEQHVEAVLEGIHDDVAAMATMSCLLHHAFGHLWTGFYRVVEPGKLLRVGPYQGTLGCLEIPFGKGVCGTAAAEGRTVVVEDVHTFPGHITCDGRSASEIVVPVFGPQRELIAVLDIDSEHKATFDDLDRRALEKLMGWFSRRG, encoded by the coding sequence ATGGCTGAAGTCACCCTGGATCTGCGCGGCCAGCCCAAGGCCGAGGCCTATGCCGAACTCGAGCAGCACGTGGAAGCCGTCCTCGAGGGCATCCACGACGACGTGGCCGCCATGGCCACCATGAGCTGCCTGCTGCACCACGCCTTCGGCCACCTGTGGACCGGCTTCTACCGGGTGGTGGAGCCGGGCAAGCTGCTGCGCGTGGGCCCCTACCAGGGGACGCTCGGGTGCCTGGAGATCCCGTTCGGCAAGGGGGTCTGCGGGACCGCCGCCGCCGAGGGCCGCACCGTCGTCGTCGAGGACGTGCACACGTTTCCGGGCCACATCACCTGCGATGGCCGCTCGGCCTCGGAAATCGTCGTGCCCGTCTTCGGGCCCCAGCGCGAACTCATCGCCGTGCTCGACATCGACTCCGAGCACAAGGCCACCTTCGACGACCTGGATCGGCGCGCCCTGGAGAAGCTGATGGGGTGGTTCTCCCGGCGCGGGTAG
- the cmk gene encoding (d)CMP kinase has product MNQRPFIVAIDGPAGAGKSTVSKVLARRLGFALVDTGAIYRCVALKARREGIALDDDGKLGELLGRVRVSFEVVGEDNHVFLDGEDVSAEIRTPENSMAASQVSSRPVVREGLLSLQRRLALQAPKGAILEGRDIGTVVFPDADAKFFLEADPTIRARRRYEELFQKGVERSLSDVLTDQVKRDQDDASRAVAPLKPADDARRVDSTELPLSEVVHTLEQEILARISRR; this is encoded by the coding sequence ATGAATCAGAGACCCTTCATCGTGGCCATCGACGGGCCGGCGGGCGCGGGCAAGTCGACCGTGTCCAAGGTACTGGCACGCCGGTTGGGCTTCGCCCTGGTGGACACCGGGGCCATCTACCGCTGTGTGGCGCTCAAGGCGCGGCGCGAGGGCATCGCGCTCGATGACGACGGCAAGCTCGGCGAGCTGCTCGGCCGGGTGCGCGTGTCCTTCGAGGTGGTGGGCGAGGACAACCACGTCTTCCTCGATGGCGAGGACGTCTCGGCCGAGATCCGCACGCCGGAGAACTCCATGGCGGCCTCCCAGGTGTCGAGCCGCCCCGTGGTGCGCGAGGGGCTGTTGTCCCTCCAGCGGCGGTTGGCGTTGCAGGCCCCCAAGGGCGCCATCCTGGAGGGCCGGGACATCGGCACCGTGGTGTTCCCGGACGCGGACGCCAAGTTCTTCCTGGAGGCGGATCCCACCATCCGCGCGCGCCGCCGCTACGAGGAGTTGTTCCAGAAGGGCGTGGAGCGCTCCCTCTCGGACGTGCTGACGGATCAGGTGAAGCGCGATCAGGACGACGCCTCGCGGGCCGTGGCGCCGCTCAAGCCGGCGGACGATGCCCGGCGGGTGGACTCCACCGAGCTGCCCCTGTCCGAGGTCGTCCACACCCTGGAGCAGGAAATCCTGGCGCGAATATCGCGTCGTTGA